A single Gammaproteobacteria bacterium DNA region contains:
- the rluC gene encoding 23S rRNA pseudouridine(955/2504/2580) synthase RluC yields the protein MREPCKKEPTPAQFVEISAMQAGQRIDNYLVSRLKGVPRSLVYRIVRSGEVRVNKGRIKAGYRLQAGDTVRIPPLRLSEEGGTSQPGGQFLERIQSSVLYEDDELLILNKPAGIAVHGGSGVSHGVIEALRILRPEAPFLELVHRLDRDTSGCLMIAKQRETLLNLHMLLRGGGVTKHYLALVKGRWRGKGRIIDAALRKNLIESGERRVKVSEEGKEAQSLFEPVTLYAECSLMQIQLMQGRTHQIRVHAAHAGHPIAGDSKYGDPDFDRHMKGLGLKRMFLHARSVACQLSNGRKVHVTAPLGEDLQALLKRLDEGRTQ from the coding sequence ATGCGTGAGCCATGCAAAAAAGAGCCCACCCCTGCCCAGTTCGTTGAGATCAGCGCCATGCAGGCTGGGCAACGTATTGATAATTATCTGGTTTCTCGCCTCAAGGGCGTGCCGCGCAGCCTGGTCTACCGGATTGTGCGCAGCGGAGAGGTACGGGTCAACAAGGGCCGCATCAAGGCCGGTTACCGGCTGCAGGCCGGCGATACCGTCCGCATCCCCCCTTTGCGCCTGAGCGAGGAGGGAGGTACGTCCCAACCGGGCGGTCAGTTTCTGGAGCGGATTCAATCGAGCGTGCTGTATGAGGATGACGAACTGCTGATTCTGAACAAACCTGCGGGGATAGCCGTACACGGCGGCAGCGGGGTGAGTCACGGCGTGATCGAGGCCTTGCGCATACTGCGCCCCGAGGCCCCGTTTCTGGAACTGGTGCACCGCCTCGACAGGGATACCTCGGGCTGCCTCATGATCGCCAAACAGCGCGAAACCCTGCTCAATCTGCACATGCTGCTGCGCGGGGGCGGGGTAACCAAACACTATCTCGCCCTGGTCAAGGGCCGCTGGCGCGGCAAGGGCCGCATCATAGATGCGGCGCTGCGCAAAAACCTGATCGAGTCCGGCGAGCGGCGGGTCAAGGTCAGCGAGGAAGGCAAGGAGGCCCAGAGCCTGTTTGAACCCGTGACCCTCTATGCAGAGTGTAGCCTGATGCAGATCCAACTGATGCAAGGGCGCACCCATCAGATCCGCGTGCACGCCGCGCACGCCGGGCATCCCATCGCGGGTGATTCCAAGTACGGCGACCCCGACTTTGACCGCCACATGAAAGGCCTCGGTCTCAAGCGCATGTTTCTGCATGCCCGCAGCGTGGCGTGTCAACTCTCCAACGGCCGCAAGGTGCATGTGACCGCGCCGTTAGGCGAGGATTTGCAGGCGCTGCTAAAGCGATTGGATGAAGGTCGTACTCAGTAA